In Mastomys coucha isolate ucsf_1 unplaced genomic scaffold, UCSF_Mcou_1 pScaffold5, whole genome shotgun sequence, one genomic interval encodes:
- the Llgl2 gene encoding LLGL scribble cell polarity complex component 2 isoform X4, protein MRRFLRTGHDPARERLKRDLFQFNKTVEHGFPHQPSALGYSPSLRILAIGTRSGAVKLYGAPGVEFMGLHKENNAVLQIHFLPGQCQLVTLLDDNSLHLWSLKVKGGVSELQEEESFTLRGPPGAAPSATQITEILPHSSGELLYLGTESGNVFVVQLPGFRMLDNRTICSDAVLQWLPEEARHRRVFEMVEALQEHPRDPNQILIGYSRGLVVIWDLQGSRVITHFLSSQQLENVSWQRDGCLIATCHSDGSHCQWPVSSDTQNPEPLRSSMPYGPFPCKAITKISWLTTRQGLPFTIFQGGMPRASYGDRHCISVVHNGQQTAFDFTSRVIDFTVLTEADPAAAFDDPYALVVLAEEELVVIDLQTAGWPPVQLPYLASLHCSAITCSHHVSNIPLKLWERIIAAGSRQNSHFSTMEWPIDGGTSLAPPPPQRDLLLTGHRPQREPQRPG, encoded by the exons ACAGTGGAGCATGGCTTCCCACACCAGCCCAGCGCCCTTGGCTATAGCCCTTCGCTGCGCATCCTGGCCATCGGAACCCGCTCTGGAGCCGTCAAGCT ATATGGTGCCCCGGGGGTAGAGTTCATGGGGCTTCACAAGGAGAACAACGCTGTGCTGCAGATCCACTTCCTGCCTGGTCAG TGTCAGCTGGTCACTCTGCTGGATGACAATAGCCTGCACCTGTGGAGCCTGAAGGTCAAGGGCGGGGTGTCCGAGCTGCAGGAAGAAGAGAGCTTCACATTACGTGGCCCCCCGGG GGCTGCCCCCAGTGCCACACAGATCACTGAGATCCTACCTCACTCTTCCGGAGAACTGCTCTACCTGGGCACCGAGAGCGGCAATGTGTTTGTGGTGCAGCTGCCGGGGTTCCGCATGCTGGACAACAGGACCATCTGTTCAGACGCAGTGCTGCAATG GTTGCCAGAGGAGGCCCGCCACCGGCGAGTTTTTGAGATGGTGGAGGCTCTGCAGGAGCACCCTCGAGACCCCAACCAAATCCTCATTGGCTACAGCCGAGGCCTCGTGGTCATCTGGGACCTTCAGGGCAGCCGAGTGATCACTCACTTCCTCAGCAGCCAG CAACTGGAGAATGTCAGCTGGCAGCGGGATGGCTGCCTGATTGCCACCTGCCACTCCGACGGCAGCCACTGCCAGTGGCCCGTGTCCAGTGACACCCAGAACCCAGAACCTCTGCGCAGCTCTATGCCTTACG GTCCCTTTCCTTGCAAAGCTATAACCAAAATCTCCTGGCTTACCACCAGGCAAGG GTTGCCCTTCACCATCTTCCAGGGCGGTATGCCACGAGCCAGTTATGGGGACCGCCACTGCATCTCAGTGGTCCACAATGGCCAGCAGACAGCCTTTGACTTCACCTCCCGTGTCATCGACTTCACTGTTCTCACAGAGGCCGACCCTGCAGCTG CCTTTGATGACCCCTACGCCCTGGTGGTGCTAGCCGAGGAGGAACTGGTGGTGATTGACCTGCAGACAGCGGGCTGGCCACCCGTCCAGCTGCCCTACCTGGCTTCCCTGCACTGCTCCGCCATTACCTGCTCCCACCACGTCTCCAACATCCCCCTGAAGCTGTGGGAACGCATCATCGCCGCAGGCAGCCGCCAGAACTCGCACTTCTCCACCATG GAGTGGCCTATAGATGGTGGCACCAGCCTGGCCCCACCGCCACCCCAGAGGGACCTGCTGCTCACAGG ACACAGACCTCAGCGAGAACCTCAGCGCCCAGGGTGA
- the Llgl2 gene encoding LLGL scribble cell polarity complex component 2 isoform X3, with translation MRRFLRTGHDPARERLKRDLFQFNKTVEHGFPHQPSALGYSPSLRILAIGTRSGAVKLYGAPGVEFMGLHKENNAVLQIHFLPGQCQLVTLLDDNSLHLWSLKVKGGVSELQEEESFTLRGPPGAAPSATQITEILPHSSGELLYLGTESGNVFVVQLPGFRMLDNRTICSDAVLQWLPEEARHRRVFEMVEALQEHPRDPNQILIGYSRGLVVIWDLQGSRVITHFLSSQQLENVSWQRDGCLIATCHSDGSHCQWPVSSDTQNPEPLRSSMPYGPFPCKAITKISWLTTRQGLPFTIFQGGMPRASYGDRHCISVVHNGQQTAFDFTSRVIDFTVLTEADPAAAFDDPYALVVLAEEELVVIDLQTAGWPPVQLPYLASLHCSAITCSHHVSNIPLKLWERIIAAGSRQNSHFSTMEWPIDGGTSLAPPPPQRDLLLTGHEDGTVRFWDASGVCLRLLYKLSTVRVFLTDTDLSENLSAQGEDEWPPLRKVGSFDPYSDDPRLGIQKIFLCKYSGYLAVAGTAGQVLVLELNDEAAEHAVEQVEVDLLQDQEGYRWKGHERLAARPGPVCFEAGFQPFVLVQCQPPAVVTSLALHSEWRLVAFGTSHGFGLFDHQQRRPVFVKCTLHPSDQLALEGPLSRVKSLKKSLRQSFRRMRRSRVSSHKRRPGGSIGEAQAQAVNAKAERTGLQNMELAPVQRKIEARSAEDSFTGFVRTLYFADTYLRDSSRHCPSLWAGTNGGTVYAFSLRVPPAERRTDEPVRAEQAKEIQLMHRAPVVGILVLDGHNVPLPEPLEVAHDLSKSPDMQGSHQLLVVSEEQFKVFTLPKVSAKLKLKLTALEGSRVRRVGVAHFGSCRAEDYGEHHLAVLTNLGDIQVVSMPLLKPQVRYSCIRREDVSGIASCVFTKYGQGFYLISPSEFERFSLSTKWLVEPRCLVDSTKAKNHNRPSNGNGTGPKRTSGQVRNSRSQSDGDAGVLKEIQSTLEGDRRSYGNWHPHRVAVGCRLSNGEAE, from the exons ACAGTGGAGCATGGCTTCCCACACCAGCCCAGCGCCCTTGGCTATAGCCCTTCGCTGCGCATCCTGGCCATCGGAACCCGCTCTGGAGCCGTCAAGCT ATATGGTGCCCCGGGGGTAGAGTTCATGGGGCTTCACAAGGAGAACAACGCTGTGCTGCAGATCCACTTCCTGCCTGGTCAG TGTCAGCTGGTCACTCTGCTGGATGACAATAGCCTGCACCTGTGGAGCCTGAAGGTCAAGGGCGGGGTGTCCGAGCTGCAGGAAGAAGAGAGCTTCACATTACGTGGCCCCCCGGG GGCTGCCCCCAGTGCCACACAGATCACTGAGATCCTACCTCACTCTTCCGGAGAACTGCTCTACCTGGGCACCGAGAGCGGCAATGTGTTTGTGGTGCAGCTGCCGGGGTTCCGCATGCTGGACAACAGGACCATCTGTTCAGACGCAGTGCTGCAATG GTTGCCAGAGGAGGCCCGCCACCGGCGAGTTTTTGAGATGGTGGAGGCTCTGCAGGAGCACCCTCGAGACCCCAACCAAATCCTCATTGGCTACAGCCGAGGCCTCGTGGTCATCTGGGACCTTCAGGGCAGCCGAGTGATCACTCACTTCCTCAGCAGCCAG CAACTGGAGAATGTCAGCTGGCAGCGGGATGGCTGCCTGATTGCCACCTGCCACTCCGACGGCAGCCACTGCCAGTGGCCCGTGTCCAGTGACACCCAGAACCCAGAACCTCTGCGCAGCTCTATGCCTTACG GTCCCTTTCCTTGCAAAGCTATAACCAAAATCTCCTGGCTTACCACCAGGCAAGG GTTGCCCTTCACCATCTTCCAGGGCGGTATGCCACGAGCCAGTTATGGGGACCGCCACTGCATCTCAGTGGTCCACAATGGCCAGCAGACAGCCTTTGACTTCACCTCCCGTGTCATCGACTTCACTGTTCTCACAGAGGCCGACCCTGCAGCTG CCTTTGATGACCCCTACGCCCTGGTGGTGCTAGCCGAGGAGGAACTGGTGGTGATTGACCTGCAGACAGCGGGCTGGCCACCCGTCCAGCTGCCCTACCTGGCTTCCCTGCACTGCTCCGCCATTACCTGCTCCCACCACGTCTCCAACATCCCCCTGAAGCTGTGGGAACGCATCATCGCCGCAGGCAGCCGCCAGAACTCGCACTTCTCCACCATG GAGTGGCCTATAGATGGTGGCACCAGCCTGGCCCCACCGCCACCCCAGAGGGACCTGCTGCTCACAGG GCATGAGGATGGTACGGTGCGGTTCTGGGACGCCTCGGGTGTGTGCTTACGGCTGCTCTACAAACTCAGCACCGTGAGGGTGTTCCTCACAGACACAGACCTCAGCGAGAACCTCAGCGCCCAGGGTGAGGACGAGTGGCCCCCACTCCGCAAG GTGGGCTCCTTCGATCCCTACAGTGACGATCCTCGGCTGGGCATCCAGAAGATTTTCCTCTGTAAATACAGTGGCTACCTGGCTGTGGCAGGCACGGCAGGGCAG GTGCTGGTGCTGGAGCTGAATGATGAGGCGGCAGAACACGCTGTGGAGCAGGTGGAGGTTGACCTGCTGCAGGACCAGGAGGGATACCGCTGGAAGGGGCACGAGCGCCTCGCCGCCCGCCCCGGGCCTGTGTGCTTTGAAGCAGGCTTCCAGCCCTTTGTACTGGTGCAGTGCCAGCCCCCAGCTGTGGTCACCTCCTTGGCTCTGCACTCCGAGTGGCGGCTTGTGGCCTTTGGCACCAGCCACGGTTTCGGCCTCTTCGATCACCAGCAGCGGCGGCCAGTCTTTGTCAA GTGCACACTTCACCCCAGTGACCAGCTGGCCTTGGAGGGCCCTCTGTCTCGAGTAAAGTCCCTCAAGAAGTCTCTACGTCAGTCATTCCGTCGGATGCGCCGCAGCAGAGTGTCCAGTCATAAACGGCGACCTGGTGGCTCCATAGGCGAG GCGCAGGCTCAGGCTGTGAACGCCAAGGCCGAGCGGACAGGCCTGCAGAACATGGAGTTGGCCCCTGTGCAGCGCAAGATTGAGGCCCGCTCAGCAGAGGACTCCTTCACTGGCTTTGTTCGGACTCTCTATTTTGCTGATACCTACCTGAGGGACA GCTCCCGCCACTGTCCCTCGCTGTGGGCTGGCACCAACGGAGGCACTGTCTATGCCTTCTCCCTGCGTGTGCCCCCTGCAGAAAGAAGAACAGATGAGCCTGTCCGGGCGGAGCAGG CCAAGGAGATCCAGCTAATGCATCGTGCACCAGTGGTGGGCATCCTGGTTCTTGACGGGCACAATGTACCCCTCCCCGAGCCCCTGGAAGTAGCCCATGACCTGTCGAAGAGCCCAGACATGCAAGGGAGCCACCAGCTGCTTGTGGTGTCAGAGGAGCAATTCAAG GTATTCACACTGCCCAAGGTGAGCGCCAAGCTAAAGCTAAAGCTGACAGCCCTGGAGGGCTCACGGGTACGGCGAGTCGGTGTTGCCCACTTTGGCAGCTGCAGGGCTGAGGACTATGGGGAGCACCACCTGGCAGTGCTCACCAACTTGGGTGACATCCAGGTGGTCTCAATGCCCCTGCTCAAGCCCCAAGTGCGGTACAGCTGCATCCGGCGGGAGGACGTCAGCGGCATAGCCTCCTGTGTCTTCACCAAATATGGCCAAG GTTTCTATCTGATATCCCCTTCGGAGTTTGAGCGCTTTTCTCTCTCCACCAAGTGGCTGGTTGAGCCCCGGTGTTTGGTGGATTCAACCAAAGCCAAGAATCACAACCGGCCCAGTAACGGCAATGGCACGGGCCCCAAAAGGACCTCAGGCCAAGTCAG
- the Llgl2 gene encoding LLGL scribble cell polarity complex component 2 isoform X5 has product MRRFLRTGHDPARERLKRDLFQFNKTVEHGFPHQPSALGYSPSLRILAIGTRSGAVKLYGAPGVEFMGLHKENNAVLQIHFLPGQCQLVTLLDDNSLHLWSLKVKGGVSELQEEESFTLRGPPGAAPSATQITEILPHSSGELLYLGTESGNVFVVQLPGFRMLDNRTICSDAVLQWLPEEARHRRVFEMVEALQEHPRDPNQILIGYSRGLVVIWDLQGSRVITHFLSSQQLENVSWQRDGCLIATCHSDGSHCQWPVSSDTQNPEPLRSSMPYGPFPCKAITKISWLTTRQGLPFTIFQGGMPRASYGDRHCISVVHNGQQTAFDFTSRVIDFTVLTEADPAAAFDDPYALVVLAEEELVVIDLQTAGWPPVQLPYLASLHCSAITCSHHVSNIPLKLWERIIAAGSRQNSHFSTMEWPIDGGTSLAPPPPQRDLLLTGLCPQA; this is encoded by the exons ACAGTGGAGCATGGCTTCCCACACCAGCCCAGCGCCCTTGGCTATAGCCCTTCGCTGCGCATCCTGGCCATCGGAACCCGCTCTGGAGCCGTCAAGCT ATATGGTGCCCCGGGGGTAGAGTTCATGGGGCTTCACAAGGAGAACAACGCTGTGCTGCAGATCCACTTCCTGCCTGGTCAG TGTCAGCTGGTCACTCTGCTGGATGACAATAGCCTGCACCTGTGGAGCCTGAAGGTCAAGGGCGGGGTGTCCGAGCTGCAGGAAGAAGAGAGCTTCACATTACGTGGCCCCCCGGG GGCTGCCCCCAGTGCCACACAGATCACTGAGATCCTACCTCACTCTTCCGGAGAACTGCTCTACCTGGGCACCGAGAGCGGCAATGTGTTTGTGGTGCAGCTGCCGGGGTTCCGCATGCTGGACAACAGGACCATCTGTTCAGACGCAGTGCTGCAATG GTTGCCAGAGGAGGCCCGCCACCGGCGAGTTTTTGAGATGGTGGAGGCTCTGCAGGAGCACCCTCGAGACCCCAACCAAATCCTCATTGGCTACAGCCGAGGCCTCGTGGTCATCTGGGACCTTCAGGGCAGCCGAGTGATCACTCACTTCCTCAGCAGCCAG CAACTGGAGAATGTCAGCTGGCAGCGGGATGGCTGCCTGATTGCCACCTGCCACTCCGACGGCAGCCACTGCCAGTGGCCCGTGTCCAGTGACACCCAGAACCCAGAACCTCTGCGCAGCTCTATGCCTTACG GTCCCTTTCCTTGCAAAGCTATAACCAAAATCTCCTGGCTTACCACCAGGCAAGG GTTGCCCTTCACCATCTTCCAGGGCGGTATGCCACGAGCCAGTTATGGGGACCGCCACTGCATCTCAGTGGTCCACAATGGCCAGCAGACAGCCTTTGACTTCACCTCCCGTGTCATCGACTTCACTGTTCTCACAGAGGCCGACCCTGCAGCTG CCTTTGATGACCCCTACGCCCTGGTGGTGCTAGCCGAGGAGGAACTGGTGGTGATTGACCTGCAGACAGCGGGCTGGCCACCCGTCCAGCTGCCCTACCTGGCTTCCCTGCACTGCTCCGCCATTACCTGCTCCCACCACGTCTCCAACATCCCCCTGAAGCTGTGGGAACGCATCATCGCCGCAGGCAGCCGCCAGAACTCGCACTTCTCCACCATG GAGTGGCCTATAGATGGTGGCACCAGCCTGGCCCCACCGCCACCCCAGAGGGACCTGCTGCTCACAGG GCTCTGCCCACAGGCATGA
- the Llgl2 gene encoding LLGL scribble cell polarity complex component 2 isoform X2 yields the protein MRRFLRTGHDPARERLKRDLFQFNKTVEHGFPHQPSALGYSPSLRILAIGTRSGAVKLYGAPGVEFMGLHKENNAVLQIHFLPGQCQLVTLLDDNSLHLWSLKVKGGVSELQEEESFTLRGPPGAAPSATQITEILPHSSGELLYLGTESGNVFVVQLPGFRMLDNRTICSDAVLQWLPEEARHRRVFEMVEALQEHPRDPNQILIGYSRGLVVIWDLQGSRVITHFLSSQQLENVSWQRDGCLIATCHSDGSHCQWPVSSDTQNPEPLRSSMPYGPFPCKAITKISWLTTRQGLPFTIFQGGMPRASYGDRHCISVVHNGQQTAFDFTSRVIDFTVLTEADPAAAFDDPYALVVLAEEELVVIDLQTAGWPPVQLPYLASLHCSAITCSHHVSNIPLKLWERIIAAGSRQNSHFSTMEWPIDGGTSLAPPPPQRDLLLTGHEDGTVRFWDASGVCLRLLYKLSTVRVFLTDTDLSENLSAQGEDEWPPLRKVGSFDPYSDDPRLGIQKIFLCKYSGYLAVAGTAGQVLVLELNDEAAEHAVEQVEVDLLQDQEGYRWKGHERLAARPGPVCFEAGFQPFVLVQCQPPAVVTSLALHSEWRLVAFGTSHGFGLFDHQQRRPVFVKCTLHPSDQLALEGPLSRVKSLKKSLRQSFRRMRRSRVSSHKRRPGGSIGEAQAQAVNAKAERTGLQNMELAPVQRKIEARSAEDSFTGFVRTLYFADTYLRDSSRHCPSLWAGTNGGTVYAFSLRVPPAERRTDEPVRAEQAKEIQLMHRAPVVGILVLDGHNVPLPEPLEVAHDLSKSPDMQGSHQLLVVSEEQFKVFTLPKVSAKLKLKLTALEGSRVRRVGVAHFGSCRAEDYGEHHLAVLTNLGDIQVVSMPLLKPQVRYSCIRREDVSGIASCVFTKYGQGFYLISPSEFERFSLSTKWLVEPRCLVDSTKAKNHNRPSNGNGTGPKRTSGQVRNSRSQSDGDEKKPGPVMEHALLSDAWVLKEIQSTLEGDRRSYGNWHPHRVAVGCRLSNGEAE from the exons ACAGTGGAGCATGGCTTCCCACACCAGCCCAGCGCCCTTGGCTATAGCCCTTCGCTGCGCATCCTGGCCATCGGAACCCGCTCTGGAGCCGTCAAGCT ATATGGTGCCCCGGGGGTAGAGTTCATGGGGCTTCACAAGGAGAACAACGCTGTGCTGCAGATCCACTTCCTGCCTGGTCAG TGTCAGCTGGTCACTCTGCTGGATGACAATAGCCTGCACCTGTGGAGCCTGAAGGTCAAGGGCGGGGTGTCCGAGCTGCAGGAAGAAGAGAGCTTCACATTACGTGGCCCCCCGGG GGCTGCCCCCAGTGCCACACAGATCACTGAGATCCTACCTCACTCTTCCGGAGAACTGCTCTACCTGGGCACCGAGAGCGGCAATGTGTTTGTGGTGCAGCTGCCGGGGTTCCGCATGCTGGACAACAGGACCATCTGTTCAGACGCAGTGCTGCAATG GTTGCCAGAGGAGGCCCGCCACCGGCGAGTTTTTGAGATGGTGGAGGCTCTGCAGGAGCACCCTCGAGACCCCAACCAAATCCTCATTGGCTACAGCCGAGGCCTCGTGGTCATCTGGGACCTTCAGGGCAGCCGAGTGATCACTCACTTCCTCAGCAGCCAG CAACTGGAGAATGTCAGCTGGCAGCGGGATGGCTGCCTGATTGCCACCTGCCACTCCGACGGCAGCCACTGCCAGTGGCCCGTGTCCAGTGACACCCAGAACCCAGAACCTCTGCGCAGCTCTATGCCTTACG GTCCCTTTCCTTGCAAAGCTATAACCAAAATCTCCTGGCTTACCACCAGGCAAGG GTTGCCCTTCACCATCTTCCAGGGCGGTATGCCACGAGCCAGTTATGGGGACCGCCACTGCATCTCAGTGGTCCACAATGGCCAGCAGACAGCCTTTGACTTCACCTCCCGTGTCATCGACTTCACTGTTCTCACAGAGGCCGACCCTGCAGCTG CCTTTGATGACCCCTACGCCCTGGTGGTGCTAGCCGAGGAGGAACTGGTGGTGATTGACCTGCAGACAGCGGGCTGGCCACCCGTCCAGCTGCCCTACCTGGCTTCCCTGCACTGCTCCGCCATTACCTGCTCCCACCACGTCTCCAACATCCCCCTGAAGCTGTGGGAACGCATCATCGCCGCAGGCAGCCGCCAGAACTCGCACTTCTCCACCATG GAGTGGCCTATAGATGGTGGCACCAGCCTGGCCCCACCGCCACCCCAGAGGGACCTGCTGCTCACAGG GCATGAGGATGGTACGGTGCGGTTCTGGGACGCCTCGGGTGTGTGCTTACGGCTGCTCTACAAACTCAGCACCGTGAGGGTGTTCCTCACAGACACAGACCTCAGCGAGAACCTCAGCGCCCAGGGTGAGGACGAGTGGCCCCCACTCCGCAAG GTGGGCTCCTTCGATCCCTACAGTGACGATCCTCGGCTGGGCATCCAGAAGATTTTCCTCTGTAAATACAGTGGCTACCTGGCTGTGGCAGGCACGGCAGGGCAG GTGCTGGTGCTGGAGCTGAATGATGAGGCGGCAGAACACGCTGTGGAGCAGGTGGAGGTTGACCTGCTGCAGGACCAGGAGGGATACCGCTGGAAGGGGCACGAGCGCCTCGCCGCCCGCCCCGGGCCTGTGTGCTTTGAAGCAGGCTTCCAGCCCTTTGTACTGGTGCAGTGCCAGCCCCCAGCTGTGGTCACCTCCTTGGCTCTGCACTCCGAGTGGCGGCTTGTGGCCTTTGGCACCAGCCACGGTTTCGGCCTCTTCGATCACCAGCAGCGGCGGCCAGTCTTTGTCAA GTGCACACTTCACCCCAGTGACCAGCTGGCCTTGGAGGGCCCTCTGTCTCGAGTAAAGTCCCTCAAGAAGTCTCTACGTCAGTCATTCCGTCGGATGCGCCGCAGCAGAGTGTCCAGTCATAAACGGCGACCTGGTGGCTCCATAGGCGAG GCGCAGGCTCAGGCTGTGAACGCCAAGGCCGAGCGGACAGGCCTGCAGAACATGGAGTTGGCCCCTGTGCAGCGCAAGATTGAGGCCCGCTCAGCAGAGGACTCCTTCACTGGCTTTGTTCGGACTCTCTATTTTGCTGATACCTACCTGAGGGACA GCTCCCGCCACTGTCCCTCGCTGTGGGCTGGCACCAACGGAGGCACTGTCTATGCCTTCTCCCTGCGTGTGCCCCCTGCAGAAAGAAGAACAGATGAGCCTGTCCGGGCGGAGCAGG CCAAGGAGATCCAGCTAATGCATCGTGCACCAGTGGTGGGCATCCTGGTTCTTGACGGGCACAATGTACCCCTCCCCGAGCCCCTGGAAGTAGCCCATGACCTGTCGAAGAGCCCAGACATGCAAGGGAGCCACCAGCTGCTTGTGGTGTCAGAGGAGCAATTCAAG GTATTCACACTGCCCAAGGTGAGCGCCAAGCTAAAGCTAAAGCTGACAGCCCTGGAGGGCTCACGGGTACGGCGAGTCGGTGTTGCCCACTTTGGCAGCTGCAGGGCTGAGGACTATGGGGAGCACCACCTGGCAGTGCTCACCAACTTGGGTGACATCCAGGTGGTCTCAATGCCCCTGCTCAAGCCCCAAGTGCGGTACAGCTGCATCCGGCGGGAGGACGTCAGCGGCATAGCCTCCTGTGTCTTCACCAAATATGGCCAAG GTTTCTATCTGATATCCCCTTCGGAGTTTGAGCGCTTTTCTCTCTCCACCAAGTGGCTGGTTGAGCCCCGGTGTTTGGTGGATTCAACCAAAGCCAAGAATCACAACCGGCCCAGTAACGGCAATGGCACGGGCCCCAAAAGGACCTCAGGCCAAGTCAG